One window of Burkholderia vietnamiensis LMG 10929 genomic DNA carries:
- the rpsU gene encoding 30S ribosomal protein S21 produces MTTILLKENEPFEVAIRRFRRAIEKNGLIAELRERQSYEKPTAVRKRKKAAAVKRLHKRLRSQMLPKKLH; encoded by the coding sequence ATGACGACGATTCTTCTGAAAGAAAACGAGCCGTTCGAAGTGGCGATTCGCCGCTTTCGCCGTGCTATCGAAAAAAATGGCCTGATCGCTGAACTGCGCGAACGCCAGTCCTACGAAAAGCCGACCGCAGTCCGCAAGCGCAAGAAGGCAGCAGCCGTCAAGCGCCTGCATAAGCGTCTGCGTAGCCAGATGCTGCCGAAGAAGCTCCACTAA
- a CDS encoding Cof-type HAD-IIB family hydrolase, producing the protein MYKVIATDLDGTLLNRDHQLDPYTIETIRRLERDGLQFVIATGRHYADVAGIRDVLGIRPYLITSNGARVHAPDDTAIHAQDIDPAIVRELVQPAVAGAHGRVIVNLFTDRGWLIDREAPHLLEFHQDSGFRYDVIDMAAHDGADIAKVLYIGEPADLAVVAEQMRVQFGDALYVTYSLPDCLEVMTANVSKGRALRAVLERLGVDAGHCIAFGDNMNDIDLLETAGHAFMMNNANPDLIARLPHIPRIGNNFDAGVARHLRTLFALTDAVDGVAAS; encoded by the coding sequence ATGTACAAAGTCATTGCCACCGATCTCGACGGCACCCTGCTGAACCGCGATCACCAGCTCGATCCGTACACGATCGAGACCATCCGCCGGCTCGAACGCGACGGCCTGCAGTTCGTGATCGCGACCGGGCGGCATTATGCGGACGTCGCCGGCATTCGCGACGTGCTGGGGATCCGGCCATACCTGATCACGTCGAACGGCGCGCGCGTGCACGCGCCGGACGATACGGCGATCCACGCGCAGGACATCGACCCGGCAATCGTCCGCGAGCTCGTGCAGCCCGCCGTGGCCGGCGCGCACGGGCGCGTGATCGTCAATCTGTTTACCGATCGCGGCTGGCTGATCGATCGCGAGGCCCCGCACCTGCTCGAATTCCATCAGGACTCCGGTTTCCGCTACGACGTGATCGACATGGCCGCGCACGACGGCGCGGATATCGCGAAGGTGCTCTACATCGGCGAGCCGGCCGACCTCGCGGTGGTCGCCGAGCAGATGCGCGTGCAGTTCGGCGACGCGCTGTACGTCACCTACTCGCTGCCCGATTGCCTGGAAGTGATGACCGCCAACGTCTCGAAAGGCCGCGCGCTGCGGGCGGTGCTCGAGCGGCTCGGCGTCGACGCCGGGCACTGCATCGCGTTCGGCGACAACATGAACGACATCGATCTGCTCGAAACCGCCGGGCACGCGTTCATGATGAACAACGCGAATCCCGACCTGATCGCGCGCTTGCCGCACATTCCGCGGATCGGCAACAACTTCGACGCCGGCGTGGCGCGTCACCTGCGCACGCTGTTCGCGCTGACGGATGCCGTCGACGGCGTCGCGGCGTCCTGA
- a CDS encoding DNA-3-methyladenine glycosylase I has translation MSQRCNWVKTEADAHYHDTEWGVPSHDDRHLFEMLILEGAQAGLSWSTILNKRAGYREAFADFDVDAVARFTPQRVDELLANPGIVRNRAKVQSAVINARAVQQIREEHGSLAKFLWSFVGDTPIQNAWRSYRDAPTSTAESDALSKALKAYGCKFVGSTICYALMQATGMVNDHELGCPCHAQCAALAGKRPARRRNAG, from the coding sequence ATGTCGCAGCGGTGCAACTGGGTAAAGACGGAAGCGGACGCCCACTATCACGATACTGAATGGGGCGTGCCGTCGCATGACGATCGCCACCTGTTCGAGATGCTGATCCTGGAAGGCGCGCAGGCCGGGCTGTCGTGGTCGACGATCCTGAACAAACGAGCCGGCTATCGGGAGGCGTTCGCCGATTTCGACGTCGACGCGGTCGCGCGCTTCACACCGCAACGCGTCGACGAGCTGCTCGCGAATCCCGGCATCGTGCGCAATCGCGCGAAGGTCCAATCAGCGGTGATCAATGCGCGGGCCGTGCAGCAGATTCGCGAGGAGCACGGGTCGCTGGCGAAGTTCCTGTGGTCGTTCGTCGGTGATACGCCGATCCAGAACGCGTGGCGGTCGTATCGCGACGCGCCGACGTCGACCGCCGAGTCCGACGCGCTCAGCAAGGCGTTGAAGGCGTACGGCTGCAAGTTCGTCGGCTCGACGATCTGCTATGCGTTGATGCAGGCCACCGGGATGGTGAACGATCACGAACTCGGCTGCCCTTGCCATGCGCAATGTGCGGCGCTGGCCGGCAAGCGGCCGGCACGGCGCCGCAACGCGGGCTGA
- the aqpZ gene encoding aquaporin Z, translating to MNLSQRLAAEAFGTFWLVLGGCGSAVLAAAFPGLGIGFAGVALAFGLTVLTMAFAIGHISGCHLNPAVSVGLTVAGRFPARDLVPYIVAQVVGATLGAFVLYLIATGKPGFDVVGSGFATNGFGERSPGHYSLGAAFICEVVMTGFFLFVILGATDKRAPAGFAPIAIGLCLTLIHLISIPVTNTSVNPARSTGPALFVGGEAIGQLWLFWIAPIIGAAIAGVVYPLIAGRDAAVPLPASARTVE from the coding sequence ATGAATCTTTCACAGCGGCTGGCCGCAGAAGCATTCGGCACGTTTTGGCTGGTGCTCGGCGGGTGCGGAAGCGCCGTGCTGGCGGCCGCCTTTCCGGGCCTCGGCATCGGCTTTGCCGGCGTCGCACTTGCTTTCGGCCTGACCGTGCTGACGATGGCATTCGCGATCGGCCATATTTCGGGTTGCCATTTGAATCCGGCTGTGAGCGTGGGCTTGACGGTCGCCGGCCGCTTTCCGGCACGCGATCTCGTCCCGTACATCGTGGCGCAGGTGGTCGGCGCCACGCTCGGCGCGTTCGTGCTGTATCTGATCGCAACCGGCAAGCCGGGCTTCGACGTGGTGGGCAGCGGCTTTGCGACCAACGGCTTCGGCGAGCGCTCGCCCGGCCACTACTCGCTCGGCGCGGCGTTCATCTGCGAAGTCGTGATGACGGGCTTCTTCCTGTTCGTGATTCTCGGCGCGACCGACAAGCGCGCGCCGGCCGGCTTCGCACCGATCGCGATCGGCCTGTGCCTGACGTTGATCCACCTGATCTCGATCCCGGTCACGAACACGTCGGTGAACCCGGCCCGCTCGACCGGCCCCGCGCTGTTCGTGGGCGGCGAAGCGATCGGCCAGCTGTGGCTGTTCTGGATTGCGCCGATCATCGGCGCAGCCATCGCAGGGGTCGTCTATCCGTTGATCGCAGGGCGCGACGCTGCCGTCCCGCTGCCCGCATCCGCTCGCACCGTCGAATAA
- a CDS encoding H-NS histone family protein, whose protein sequence is MSQYAKLKAQIADLQAQADEVRRQEVAAVITEVQRVIAEYGLTAQDLGFAERARRGRPPKKAPLPPKYRDPKSGATWSGRGKPPNWIVGKNRDRFLIE, encoded by the coding sequence ATGTCTCAATACGCGAAACTCAAGGCGCAGATCGCCGATCTGCAGGCCCAGGCGGACGAAGTGCGCCGTCAGGAAGTGGCGGCAGTGATCACCGAAGTCCAGCGGGTGATTGCCGAATACGGGCTGACGGCCCAGGATCTGGGATTCGCCGAGCGGGCGCGGCGCGGCCGGCCGCCGAAAAAGGCGCCGTTGCCGCCGAAATACCGCGATCCGAAGTCGGGTGCAACCTGGAGTGGTCGCGGCAAGCCGCCGAATTGGATCGTCGGCAAAAACCGCGATCGTTTCCTGATCGAATGA
- a CDS encoding glycosyltransferase family 4 protein, with the protein MRIAQIAPLYEAVPPKLYGGTERVVSYLTEALVELGHDVTLFASGDSVTSARLEAAWPRALRLDPSIRDSMAPHMRLIEQVARVAHEFDVLHFHLDYLPFPLMSRLDTPYVTTLHGRLDLPELQPVFDAFPDAPVVSISNSQRKPLPQAAWAGTVYHGLPDTLLTPQPDVKPEYLAFLGRICPEKRVDTAIRIAAQSGLPLKIAAKVDKADADYFKEVIEPLLGEAHVEFIGEINEAQKPAFLSGAKALLFPIDWPEPFGLVMIEAMACGTPVVAFNRGSVPEVIEDGVTGFIVEDVQGAVGALHRIDSLSRDAIRARFDTRFSATAMARCYVETYESLCAAAKRPALRRVAGA; encoded by the coding sequence ATGCGTATTGCCCAGATCGCGCCGCTTTACGAAGCCGTCCCGCCGAAACTTTACGGCGGCACCGAGCGTGTCGTGTCTTACCTGACCGAGGCGCTCGTCGAACTCGGCCACGACGTGACGCTGTTCGCGAGCGGCGACTCCGTCACGTCCGCGCGACTCGAGGCCGCGTGGCCGCGCGCGCTGCGGCTCGACCCGTCGATCCGCGACTCGATGGCGCCCCATATGCGCCTGATCGAGCAGGTGGCGCGGGTCGCGCACGAATTCGACGTGCTGCACTTCCATCTGGACTATCTGCCGTTCCCGCTGATGTCGCGGCTCGACACGCCTTATGTGACGACGCTGCACGGCCGCCTCGACCTGCCCGAGCTGCAGCCGGTGTTCGACGCGTTCCCGGACGCGCCCGTCGTATCGATCTCGAATTCGCAGCGCAAGCCGCTGCCGCAGGCCGCGTGGGCCGGCACCGTGTATCACGGGCTGCCCGACACGCTGCTCACGCCCCAGCCGGACGTGAAGCCCGAGTACCTCGCGTTCCTCGGCCGCATCTGCCCGGAAAAGCGCGTGGACACGGCGATCCGGATCGCCGCGCAAAGCGGGCTGCCGCTGAAGATCGCCGCGAAGGTCGACAAGGCCGACGCCGACTACTTCAAGGAAGTGATCGAGCCGCTGCTGGGCGAGGCGCACGTCGAATTCATCGGCGAGATCAACGAGGCGCAGAAGCCGGCGTTCCTGTCGGGCGCCAAGGCGCTGCTGTTCCCGATCGACTGGCCGGAACCGTTCGGGCTGGTAATGATCGAGGCGATGGCGTGCGGTACGCCGGTCGTGGCGTTCAACCGCGGCTCGGTGCCGGAGGTGATCGAGGACGGCGTGACCGGCTTCATCGTCGAGGACGTCCAGGGCGCGGTCGGCGCACTGCACCGGATCGACAGCCTGTCGCGCGACGCGATCCGCGCCCGCTTCGATACGCGCTTCAGCGCCACGGCGATGGCGCGCTGCTATGTCGAAACCTACGAATCGCTTTGCGCGGCGGCGAAACGCCCGGCGTTGCGCAGGGTCGCCGGAGCCTGA
- the flhD gene encoding flagellar transcriptional regulator FlhD, which yields MSATSEMLSEIKEVNLSYLLLAQRLLREDKAMGMFRMGVSEELADVLANLTLAQTVKLAASNQMLCRFRFDDHALLSSLADKGRSDVVTHAHSAILMAGQPVESVR from the coding sequence ATGAGCGCCACCAGCGAAATGCTCAGTGAGATCAAAGAGGTCAACCTGTCGTACCTCCTTCTCGCGCAGCGCCTGCTGCGGGAAGACAAAGCGATGGGCATGTTCCGCATGGGTGTTTCCGAGGAACTCGCCGATGTGCTCGCGAACCTCACGCTCGCGCAGACCGTGAAGCTCGCCGCATCGAACCAGATGCTGTGCCGCTTCCGCTTCGACGACCACGCGTTGCTGTCGTCGCTCGCCGACAAAGGCCGCAGCGACGTCGTCACGCACGCACATTCGGCCATCCTGATGGCCGGCCAGCCGGTCGAAAGCGTCCGCTGA
- a CDS encoding BadF/BadG/BcrA/BcrD ATPase family protein yields the protein MTALLFAIGIDGGGTGTRAVLADRHGRELAQGRGGPSGLGLGIERAWASIGAACADAFTQAGLALNWSQCALGCGLAGVNNAAWLAAFRAHAPLDALAVESDAYTTLVGAHGGAPGLIVALGTGSIAAALDAAGDCRIAGGFGFPSGDEASGAWLGMRALAYAQQALDGRAPRDAFAEALLGTTGADDRDALVQWSCDANQTIYARLAPIVFAHRDHPYAAALIAQAGEEIGKMIDALDPRHVLPVALCGGLADALAPAVPERHATRLRAPLDDSAHGALRLALKALAAAGAG from the coding sequence ATGACGGCATTACTTTTTGCAATCGGCATCGACGGCGGCGGCACCGGCACCCGCGCGGTGCTCGCCGACCGGCACGGCCGCGAACTCGCCCAGGGGCGCGGCGGCCCGTCGGGGCTCGGCCTCGGCATCGAGCGCGCCTGGGCGTCGATCGGCGCGGCCTGTGCCGACGCGTTCACGCAAGCCGGACTCGCGCTGAACTGGTCGCAATGCGCGCTTGGCTGCGGGCTGGCGGGCGTCAACAACGCCGCCTGGCTGGCCGCCTTCCGCGCGCACGCGCCGCTCGACGCGCTCGCGGTCGAAAGCGACGCATACACGACGCTGGTCGGTGCGCACGGCGGCGCGCCGGGGCTGATCGTCGCGCTGGGCACCGGCAGCATCGCGGCGGCGCTCGATGCGGCGGGCGATTGCCGCATTGCGGGCGGCTTCGGCTTTCCGTCCGGCGACGAGGCAAGCGGCGCGTGGCTCGGCATGCGTGCGCTTGCTTACGCGCAGCAGGCGCTCGATGGCCGTGCGCCGCGTGATGCGTTTGCCGAGGCGCTGCTCGGCACAACGGGCGCGGACGATCGCGACGCGCTCGTCCAGTGGTCGTGCGACGCGAACCAGACCATCTACGCGCGGCTCGCGCCGATCGTGTTCGCGCATCGCGACCATCCGTATGCGGCCGCGCTCATCGCGCAGGCCGGCGAGGAGATCGGCAAGATGATCGACGCGCTCGACCCGCGGCACGTGCTGCCGGTCGCGCTGTGCGGCGGGCTGGCCGACGCGCTCGCGCCGGCCGTACCCGAGCGCCACGCGACCCGGTTGCGGGCGCCGCTCGACGATTCCGCGCACGGCGCGTTGCGACTCGCCTTGAAGGCGCTGGCGGCCGCGGGCGCCGGATAG
- a CDS encoding flagellin domain-containing protein: protein MLNINTNILSLTTQTNLTGSQSALSQAINRLSSGKRINTAADDAAGLAIATSQTAAINALTQGVANANNGISMIQTANGALQSTIDNLQRIRTLAVQSGDGSLDSSARSNLQSEVTTRLGEIDRVASQTSFNSQSILGGISTVSFQIGAAASQTVSVDFGSTTWNSSGMSLTGLSVSSQSSAQSAITAIDAALKQVNTFQATLGAAQNTFQAAISTTQTQATNMSAARAQITDADFATETANLSKAQVLQQAGISVLAQANSLPQQVLKLLG from the coding sequence ATGCTGAACATCAACACCAACATCCTTTCGCTGACGACGCAGACGAATCTGACGGGCTCGCAAAGCGCACTGTCGCAAGCGATCAACCGCCTGTCGTCGGGCAAGCGCATCAACACCGCAGCGGACGACGCAGCAGGCCTGGCGATCGCAACGTCGCAAACAGCAGCCATCAACGCGCTGACGCAGGGTGTTGCAAACGCGAACAACGGCATCTCGATGATCCAGACCGCCAACGGCGCGCTGCAATCGACGATCGACAACCTGCAACGTATCCGTACGCTGGCAGTCCAGTCGGGTGACGGCTCGCTGGATTCGAGCGCCCGCTCCAACCTGCAATCTGAAGTGACGACGCGTCTCGGCGAAATCGACCGCGTCGCATCGCAAACGTCGTTCAACAGCCAATCGATCCTGGGCGGCATCTCGACCGTCTCGTTCCAGATCGGCGCAGCAGCAAGCCAGACCGTTTCGGTCGACTTCGGCTCGACGACGTGGAACAGCTCGGGCATGAGCCTGACCGGCCTGTCCGTCAGCAGCCAGTCGAGCGCGCAATCGGCGATCACGGCGATCGACGCGGCACTGAAGCAAGTCAACACGTTCCAAGCAACGCTGGGTGCGGCACAGAACACGTTCCAGGCTGCGATCTCGACGACGCAAACCCAGGCAACCAACATGAGCGCTGCTCGCGCGCAGATCACCGACGCGGACTTCGCGACGGAAACGGCGAACCTGAGCAAGGCGCAAGTGCTGCAACAAGCAGGCATCTCGGTTCTGGCGCAAGCGAACTCGCTGCCGCAACAAGTCCTGAAGCTCCTCGGTTAA
- the motA gene encoding flagellar motor stator protein MotA, which translates to MLIIVGTLVTLLSVFGGYALAGGHLGALVQPLEILMIVGAGVGAFILGNGIKTIKATLRVLPTLFKGSKYNKDVYMELMGLLYVLLAKARKEGTLTLEADIDDPEKSPIFTQYPKILADHHIVEFLTDYLRLMVGGNMNAFEIESLMDEEIETHHTEGEAPAHALMRVGDAMPAFGIVAAVMGVVHTMASADKPPAVLGAMIAQALVGTFLGILLSYGLIGPLSSLAEQRVAEATKMFQCIKVTILASLNGYAPAIAVEFGRKVLFSTERPSFNELEEHVRRVKAK; encoded by the coding sequence GTGCTGATTATCGTGGGAACACTCGTGACGCTGTTGTCCGTCTTCGGCGGTTATGCGCTGGCAGGCGGGCATTTGGGCGCATTGGTCCAGCCGCTCGAGATCCTGATGATCGTCGGTGCGGGTGTCGGCGCGTTCATCCTCGGCAACGGCATCAAGACGATCAAGGCGACCCTGCGCGTGCTGCCGACGCTCTTCAAGGGCTCGAAGTACAACAAGGACGTCTACATGGAGCTGATGGGGCTCCTGTACGTGCTGCTCGCGAAAGCGCGCAAGGAAGGCACGCTGACGCTCGAAGCCGACATCGACGATCCGGAGAAGAGCCCGATCTTCACGCAGTACCCGAAGATCCTCGCCGATCACCACATCGTCGAATTCCTGACCGACTACCTGCGCCTGATGGTGGGCGGCAACATGAACGCGTTCGAGATCGAGAGCCTGATGGACGAGGAGATCGAGACGCACCACACCGAAGGTGAAGCCCCGGCGCACGCGCTGATGCGTGTCGGCGACGCGATGCCGGCATTCGGTATCGTCGCGGCCGTGATGGGCGTGGTGCACACGATGGCGTCGGCCGACAAGCCGCCCGCGGTGCTCGGCGCGATGATCGCGCAGGCGCTGGTCGGCACGTTCCTGGGCATCCTGCTGTCGTACGGGCTGATCGGGCCGCTGTCGAGCCTCGCGGAGCAGCGCGTGGCCGAGGCGACCAAGATGTTCCAGTGCATCAAGGTGACGATCCTCGCGAGCCTGAACGGCTACGCGCCCGCAATCGCGGTCGAATTCGGCCGCAAGGTGCTGTTCTCGACCGAGCGTCCGTCGTTCAACGAGCTCGAAGAGCACGTGCGCCGCGTGAAGGCGAAGTGA
- the flhC gene encoding flagellar transcriptional regulator FlhC — protein sequence MASKSVVNEVKEITLAIELIELGARLQLLEAETSLSRDRLIKLYKELKGVSPPKGMLPFSTDWFMTWQPNIHSSLFYNIYRFMQDHGRCDPIQSIVKAYRLYQEHVDLSGDEAALSLTRAWTLVRFFDSGMLQMTPCTRCGGHFVAHAHDPHQGFVCGLCQPPSRAGKTRKAAAARAELAAATA from the coding sequence ATGGCTAGCAAAAGCGTCGTGAACGAGGTGAAGGAAATCACCCTCGCGATCGAACTCATCGAACTGGGCGCCCGGCTGCAGCTGCTGGAGGCGGAGACGAGCCTGTCGCGCGATCGCCTGATCAAGCTGTACAAGGAACTGAAGGGCGTGTCGCCGCCGAAGGGGATGCTGCCGTTCTCGACCGACTGGTTCATGACGTGGCAGCCGAACATCCATTCGTCGCTGTTCTACAACATCTACCGGTTCATGCAGGACCACGGCCGTTGCGACCCGATCCAGTCGATCGTCAAGGCGTACCGGCTCTATCAGGAGCACGTCGATCTGTCGGGCGACGAGGCCGCGCTGAGCCTCACGCGCGCATGGACGCTGGTGCGCTTCTTCGATTCCGGGATGCTGCAGATGACGCCCTGCACGCGCTGCGGCGGCCACTTCGTCGCCCATGCGCATGATCCGCATCAAGGTTTCGTGTGCGGCCTGTGCCAACCGCCGTCGCGCGCGGGCAAGACCCGCAAGGCTGCCGCCGCGCGCGCCGAACTGGCCGCCGCGACGGCCTGA